One segment of Arvicanthis niloticus isolate mArvNil1 chromosome 5, mArvNil1.pat.X, whole genome shotgun sequence DNA contains the following:
- the LOC117708346 gene encoding succinyl-CoA:3-ketoacid coenzyme A transferase 2A, mitochondrial — MAAALRLLAWALPRGVSAHRPRPALPHRLIGRYFTGRSGSVQFYTDPVKAVEGIKDGSTVMLGGFGLCGIPENLIGALKTKGVKDLKIVSSNVGVDDFGLGILLASKQVKRIVCSYLGENALCEQLYLAGELELEMTPQGTLAERIRAGGAGLPAFYTPTGYGTLVQEGGAPIRYSPEGHLISLSVPREVREFKGRHYLLEHAIRADFALIKGWKADRSGNVIFRGSARNFNVPMCKAADISVVEVEEIVDVGSFAPEDIHIPNIYVKRVIKGPKFEKRIERLTTRDGKPAPGSKDRDPIRNRIIKRAALEFQDGMYANLGIGIPLLASNYISPKMTVYLHSENGILGLGPFPLKNEVDADVINAGKQTVTVIPGGCFFASDDSFAMIRGGHLQLTMLGAMQVSRYGDLANWMVPGKKVKGMGGAMDLVSGDKTKVVVTMEHCTKTKEPKILEKCTMPLTGKHCVDLIITEKAVFEVDRSKGLTLVELWEGLSLDDIKATTACSFNVSPNLKPMQQIKTEA; from the coding sequence ATGGCTGCGGCTCTGAGGCTTCTGGCCTGGGCCCTCCCACGCGGGGTCTCTGCCCATCGCCCACGGCCCGCGCTGCCCCACCGCCTTATCGGCCGCTATTTTACCGGCCGCAGCGGGAGTGTCCAATTCTACACCGACCCGGTGAAGGCGGTGGAGGGCATCAAGGATGGGTCAACAGTCATGCTCGGGGGCTTCGGGCTCTGCGGCATCCCCGAGAACCTGATCGGTGCGCTGAAGACCAAAGGCGTGAAGGACCTGAAGATCGTCAGCAGCAACGTGGGCGTGGACGACTTCGGCCTGGGCATCTTGCTGGCCTCCAAGCAGGTCAAGCGCATAGTATGCTCCTACCTGGGGGAGAACGCACTCTGCGAGCAGCTATACCTGGCGGGCGAGCTGGAACTGGAGATGACGCCGCAGGGAACCCTGGCCGAGCGCATCCGTGCGGGTGGTGCGGGCCTGCCCGCCTTCTACACGCCCACGGGCTACGGCACGCTGGTGCAGGAAGGGGGCGCCCCGATCCGGTACTCGCCCGAAGGCCACCTGATTTCCCTAAGTGTGCCGCGGGAAGTACGCGAGTTCAAGGGCCGCCACTACCTGCTGGAGCACGCTATCCGCGCTGACTTCGCCCTGATCAAGGGCTGGAAGGCCGACCGCTCGGGCAACGTGATCTTCAGGGGCAGCGCGCGCAACTTCAACGTGCCCATGTGCAAGGCCGCGGACATCtcggtggtggaggtggaggagatcGTGGACGTGGGTTCTTTCGCCCCGGAGGACATCCACATCCCCAACATCTACGTAAAGCGCGTGATCAAGGGGCCAAAGTTCGAGAAGCGCATCGAGCGCCTGACCACACGGGACGGCAAGCCAGCACCCGGGAGCAAAGACCGTGACCCTATTAGGAATCGCATCATCAAGCGCGCGGCTCTCGAGTTCCAGGACGGCATGTATGCCAATCTGGGCATCGGGATCCCTCTCTTGGCCAGCAACTACATCAGCCCCAAGATGACGGTCTACCTGCACAGTGAAAACGGGATCCTGGGCTTGGGCCCGTTCCCTTTGAAAAATGAGGTAGATGCTGACGTCATCAACGCAGGCAAGCAGACAGTGACGGTGATTCCCGGGGGCTGTTTCTTCGCCAGCGACGACTCTTTTGCCATGATCCGCGGCGGACACCTCCAACTGACCATGCTCGGTGCCATGCAAGTTTCCAGATATGGCGACCTGGCCAACTGGATGGTGCCAGGCAAGAAAGTGAAGGGCATGGGCGGGGCCATGGACTTGGTGTCTGGTGACAAGACCAAAGTGGTGGTCACCATGGAACACTGCACCAAGACAAAGGAGCCCAAAATCTTGGAGAAATGCACCATGCCGCTGACAGGCAAGCACTGCGTGGACCTCATCATTACCGAGAAGGCAGTGTTTGAAGTGGACCGGAGCAAGGGGCTGACCCTGGTGGAGCTGTGGGAGGGCTTGTCTTTAGATGATATCAAGGCTACCACAGCCTGTTCATTTAACGTGTCCCCCAACCTCAAGCCCATGCAGCAGATTAAAACTGAAGCTTGA